The Burkholderia lata genome contains a region encoding:
- a CDS encoding ABC transporter permease, with product MTDMTLPPTAIPATTLEDDERAAQRRLRRRRNLIVTLRIAVLVIVLGGWELAARLKWIDPFFFSMPSLIFDQIQDWFVNGTSQGPLLTQVWVTLEETGIGFVIGSVAGVICGIVLGRNKLMADVFGLYIQIANSIPRVVLGSIFVIALGLGMASKIALAVVMVFFVVFGNAFQGVREADRYLIANAQILGASRRQITTAVVIPSALSWILASLHVSFGFALVGAVVGEFLGSKQGIGLLISTAQGAFNASGVFAAMIVLAVVALAADYLLTWLEKRLLKWRPAAF from the coding sequence ATGACCGACATGACGCTTCCCCCCACCGCCATTCCGGCAACGACGCTCGAGGACGACGAGCGCGCCGCGCAACGCCGGCTGCGCCGCCGGCGCAACCTGATCGTCACGCTGCGGATCGCCGTGCTGGTGATCGTGCTGGGCGGGTGGGAACTCGCCGCACGCCTCAAGTGGATCGATCCGTTCTTCTTCTCGATGCCGTCGCTGATCTTCGACCAGATCCAGGACTGGTTCGTGAACGGCACGTCGCAGGGCCCGCTGCTCACGCAGGTGTGGGTCACGCTCGAGGAAACCGGCATCGGCTTCGTGATCGGCTCGGTCGCCGGCGTGATCTGCGGGATCGTGCTCGGCCGCAACAAGCTGATGGCCGACGTGTTCGGCCTGTACATCCAGATCGCGAACTCCATTCCGCGCGTCGTGCTTGGCTCGATCTTCGTGATCGCGCTGGGCCTCGGGATGGCGTCGAAGATCGCGCTGGCCGTCGTGATGGTGTTCTTCGTCGTGTTCGGCAACGCGTTCCAGGGCGTGCGCGAAGCCGACCGCTACCTGATCGCGAACGCGCAGATCCTCGGCGCATCGCGCCGGCAGATCACCACGGCGGTCGTGATCCCGTCCGCGCTGAGCTGGATTCTCGCCAGCCTGCACGTGAGCTTCGGCTTCGCGCTGGTCGGTGCGGTCGTCGGCGAATTCCTGGGTTCCAAGCAGGGCATCGGTTTGCTAATCTCCACCGCCCAGGGCGCGTTCAACGCGAGCGGCGTGTTCGCGGCGATGATCGTGCTGGCCGTGGTCGCGCTGGCCGCCGACTACCTGCTGACGTGGCTCGAGAAGCGGCTGCTGAAGTGGCGCCCCGCGGCGTTCTGA
- the fliQ gene encoding flagellar biosynthesis protein FliQ: MTPEQVMTLAHQAMMVGLLLAAPLLLVALVVGLVVSLFQAATQINESTLSFIPKLLAVAVTLVIAGPWMMTTMLDYLRQTLLHVATLGVG; encoded by the coding sequence ATGACGCCCGAACAAGTGATGACCCTGGCGCACCAGGCGATGATGGTCGGCCTGCTGCTGGCCGCCCCGCTGCTGCTGGTCGCGCTCGTGGTCGGCCTCGTCGTGAGCCTGTTCCAGGCCGCGACGCAGATCAACGAATCGACGCTGTCGTTCATCCCGAAGCTGCTCGCGGTCGCCGTGACGCTCGTGATCGCCGGCCCGTGGATGATGACGACGATGCTCGACTACCTGCGGCAGACGCTGCTGCACGTCGCGACGCTCGGCGTCGGCTGA
- a CDS encoding porin — MKRKTLALSIAAAGLCAGTQAHAQSSVQLYGLMDLSFPTYRTHADANGNHVIGMGNEGEPWFSGSRWGLRGAEDIGGGTKVIFRLESEYVVANGQMEDNGQIFDRDAWVGIEDERFGKLTAGFQNTIARDAAAIYGDPYGSAKLSTEEGGWTNSNNFKQMIFYAASPTGTRYNNGIAWKKLFSNGIFASAGYQFSNSTAFATGSAYQVALGYNGGPFNVSGFYNHVNNGGFTNQTFSVGGNYTFSIVRLNAGYFRYNGDQGSLGQRHDDSWTVSVKVAPPGALDYELGYQQMRVKNAANNADGFTPNANLGAFSLTNGVANGFKETIYGSVFYHLSKRTEVYLAGDYMKLHGGYTVSSTFGAKNQLELTSGIRTRF; from the coding sequence TTGAAACGAAAAACCCTTGCCCTTTCCATCGCGGCGGCTGGCCTGTGCGCCGGCACCCAGGCGCATGCGCAGTCGAGCGTGCAGCTCTACGGCCTGATGGACCTGAGCTTTCCGACCTACCGGACCCACGCCGACGCGAACGGCAATCACGTGATCGGCATGGGCAACGAAGGCGAGCCGTGGTTCAGCGGCAGCCGCTGGGGCCTGCGCGGCGCCGAAGACATCGGCGGCGGCACGAAGGTCATCTTCCGCCTCGAAAGCGAATACGTGGTCGCGAACGGCCAGATGGAAGACAACGGCCAGATCTTCGACCGCGATGCGTGGGTCGGCATCGAGGACGAGCGCTTCGGCAAGCTGACGGCCGGCTTCCAGAACACGATCGCGCGCGACGCGGCCGCGATCTACGGCGATCCGTACGGCTCCGCGAAACTGTCGACCGAGGAAGGCGGCTGGACCAACTCGAACAACTTCAAGCAGATGATCTTCTACGCGGCCAGCCCGACCGGCACGCGCTACAACAACGGCATCGCGTGGAAGAAGCTGTTCAGCAACGGCATCTTCGCGAGCGCCGGCTACCAGTTCAGCAACTCGACCGCATTCGCGACCGGCTCCGCATACCAGGTCGCGCTCGGCTACAACGGCGGGCCGTTCAACGTGTCGGGCTTCTACAACCACGTGAACAACGGCGGTTTCACGAACCAGACGTTCTCGGTCGGCGGCAACTACACGTTCAGCATCGTGCGCCTGAATGCCGGCTACTTCCGCTACAACGGCGACCAGGGTTCGCTCGGCCAGCGCCACGACGACTCGTGGACCGTGTCGGTGAAGGTGGCGCCCCCCGGCGCGCTCGACTACGAGCTCGGCTACCAGCAGATGCGCGTCAAGAACGCCGCGAACAATGCCGACGGCTTCACGCCGAACGCGAACCTCGGCGCGTTCAGCCTGACCAACGGCGTCGCCAACGGCTTCAAGGAAACGATCTACGGGTCGGTGTTCTATCACCTGAGCAAGCGCACCGAGGTGTACCTCGCCGGCGACTACATGAAGCTGCATGGCGGCTACACGGTGTCGTCGACGTTCGGCGCGAAGAACCAGCTCGAGCTGACGTCGGGCATCCGCACGCGTTTCTGA
- a CDS encoding ABC transporter ATP-binding protein produces the protein MNQAVSPSTPAIEFRNVSCRFISPEGKATVALRDFSMSVARGEFIAIVGPTGCGKSTTLNLITGLLKPVSGEVRVMGRPVDGIDPRIGFVFQADAVFPWRNVIDNVAAGPLFRGRSKDVAYAQAEEWIRKVGLDKFTKHYPHQLSGGMRKRVALAQTFINQPEILLMDEPFSALDMQTRTLMQDELLQLWSANKGSVVFVTHDLEEAIALADRVFVLTARPATLKRVYEIDLPRPRVTSEIRYDTRFIEISKDIWHDLREEVQIG, from the coding sequence ATGAACCAGGCAGTCTCCCCGAGCACACCGGCGATCGAGTTTCGCAACGTGTCGTGCCGCTTCATTTCGCCGGAAGGCAAGGCCACCGTCGCGCTGCGCGACTTCAGCATGAGCGTCGCGCGCGGCGAGTTCATCGCGATCGTCGGGCCGACCGGCTGCGGCAAGTCGACCACGCTGAACCTGATCACAGGGCTGCTCAAGCCCGTGTCGGGCGAAGTGCGCGTGATGGGCCGCCCGGTCGACGGGATCGATCCGCGCATCGGCTTCGTGTTCCAGGCCGACGCCGTGTTCCCGTGGCGCAACGTGATCGACAACGTCGCGGCGGGCCCGCTGTTTCGCGGCCGCTCGAAGGACGTCGCGTACGCGCAGGCCGAGGAGTGGATCCGCAAGGTCGGCCTCGACAAGTTCACGAAGCACTACCCGCACCAGCTTTCCGGCGGGATGAGGAAGCGCGTCGCACTGGCGCAGACCTTCATCAACCAGCCGGAAATCCTGCTGATGGACGAGCCGTTCTCCGCGCTCGACATGCAGACGCGCACGCTGATGCAGGACGAGCTGCTGCAGCTCTGGTCGGCAAACAAGGGCTCGGTCGTGTTCGTCACGCACGATCTGGAGGAAGCGATCGCGCTGGCCGACCGCGTGTTCGTGCTGACCGCGCGCCCCGCGACCCTCAAGCGCGTGTACGAGATCGACCTGCCGCGCCCGCGCGTCACGTCGGAGATCCGCTACGACACGCGCTTCATCGAAATTTCCAAGGACATCTGGCACGACCTGCGCGAAGAAGTGCAGATCGGCTGA
- the fliO gene encoding flagellar biosynthetic protein FliO produces the protein MNVVKPGRRVRVASVAAAAAAMAASLACTPAGAADMNAVNNAGAIASSVMVGSAAPSLGIGAVLQTLVGLAVVIGLVFACAWLARRFGFQHARRGGPLKVVSSVAVGAKESATIVEIGDTWLVLGVAPGNVRLLHTLPAGSAAAPVSADSPAGAAPSDGGLPGTFGSRFRDALAGEAAKRLGRGKDR, from the coding sequence ATGAATGTTGTGAAGCCCGGCCGCCGCGTGCGCGTCGCAAGCGTGGCGGCTGCTGCTGCCGCCATGGCGGCGTCGCTTGCCTGCACGCCGGCCGGCGCCGCCGACATGAACGCGGTGAACAACGCCGGCGCGATCGCATCGAGCGTGATGGTCGGCTCCGCCGCACCGTCGCTCGGCATCGGCGCGGTGCTGCAGACGCTGGTCGGGCTCGCGGTCGTGATCGGTCTCGTGTTCGCGTGCGCATGGCTCGCGCGCCGCTTCGGCTTCCAGCACGCGCGCCGCGGCGGCCCGCTGAAGGTCGTGTCGAGCGTCGCGGTCGGCGCGAAGGAAAGCGCGACGATCGTCGAGATCGGCGACACCTGGCTCGTGCTCGGCGTCGCGCCGGGCAACGTGCGATTGCTGCATACGCTGCCGGCCGGTTCGGCGGCGGCCCCGGTTTCCGCTGATTCGCCCGCCGGCGCCGCCCCGTCCGACGGCGGCCTGCCCGGCACGTTCGGCTCGCGGTTTCGCGACGCGCTCGCGGGCGAAGCCGCGAAGCGCCTCGGTCGCGGCAAGGACCGCTGA
- the fliP gene encoding flagellar type III secretion system pore protein FliP (The bacterial flagellar biogenesis protein FliP forms a type III secretion system (T3SS)-type pore required for flagellar assembly.), producing the protein MKHAFLHRAARFAPVLILCLAPALAFAQANGLPAFNASPGPHGGTTYSLSVQTMLLLTMLSFLPAMLLMMTSFTRIIIVLSLLRQALGTATTPPNQVLVGLAMFLTFFVMSPVLDRAYNDGYKPFSDGSMPMEQAVQRGVAPFKTFMLKQTRETDLALFAKISKAAPMQGPEDVPLSLLVPAFVTSELKTGFQIGFTVFIPFLIIDMVVASVLMSMGMMMVSPSTVSLPFKLMLFVLVDGWQLLIGSLAQSFT; encoded by the coding sequence ATGAAACACGCATTCCTGCATCGCGCGGCGCGCTTCGCGCCCGTGCTGATCCTCTGCCTCGCCCCCGCGCTCGCGTTTGCGCAGGCGAACGGCCTGCCCGCGTTCAACGCGAGCCCGGGCCCGCACGGCGGCACCACGTATTCGCTGAGCGTGCAGACGATGCTGCTGCTCACGATGCTGTCGTTCCTGCCGGCGATGCTGCTGATGATGACGAGCTTCACGCGCATCATCATCGTGCTGTCGCTGCTGCGCCAGGCGCTCGGCACCGCGACGACGCCGCCGAACCAGGTCCTCGTCGGCCTCGCGATGTTCCTCACCTTCTTCGTGATGTCGCCGGTGCTCGACCGCGCGTACAACGATGGCTACAAGCCGTTCTCCGACGGCTCGATGCCGATGGAGCAGGCGGTGCAGCGCGGCGTCGCGCCGTTCAAGACCTTCATGCTTAAGCAGACCCGCGAGACCGATCTCGCGCTGTTCGCGAAGATCTCGAAGGCCGCGCCGATGCAGGGGCCTGAAGACGTGCCGCTGTCGCTGCTGGTGCCCGCGTTCGTCACGAGCGAGCTGAAGACCGGCTTCCAGATCGGCTTCACGGTGTTCATCCCGTTCCTGATCATCGACATGGTCGTCGCGAGCGTGCTGATGTCGATGGGGATGATGATGGTGTCGCCGTCCACCGTGTCGCTGCCGTTCAAGCTGATGCTGTTCGTGCTGGTCGACGGCTGGCAGCTGCTGATCGGCTCGCTCGCGCAGAGTTTCACGTAA
- the fliR gene encoding flagellar biosynthetic protein FliR — protein sequence MFSVTYEQLNGWLTAFLWPFVRMLALVATAPVVGHAAVPVRVKIGLAAFMALVVAPTLGAMPDVTVFSAQGIWILVTQFLIGAAMGFTMQIVFAAVEAAGDFIGLSMGLGFATFFDPHTSGATPVMGRFLNAVAMLAFLAVDGHLQVFAALTASFQSLPVSADLLHAPGWRTLAGFGTTVFEMGLLLALPVVAALLIANLALGILNRAAPQIGVFQIGFPVTMLVGLLLVQLMIPNLVPFVAHLFDMGLDAMGRVLIGWH from the coding sequence ATGTTCTCGGTTACCTACGAACAGCTCAACGGCTGGCTCACGGCGTTCCTGTGGCCGTTCGTGCGGATGCTCGCGCTCGTCGCGACCGCGCCCGTCGTCGGCCACGCGGCGGTGCCCGTGCGCGTGAAGATCGGCCTCGCCGCGTTCATGGCGCTGGTCGTCGCGCCCACGCTCGGCGCGATGCCGGACGTCACCGTGTTCTCCGCGCAAGGCATCTGGATCCTCGTCACGCAATTCCTGATCGGTGCCGCGATGGGCTTCACGATGCAGATCGTGTTCGCGGCCGTCGAGGCGGCCGGCGACTTTATCGGGCTGTCGATGGGGCTCGGCTTCGCCACCTTCTTCGATCCGCACACGAGCGGCGCGACGCCCGTGATGGGCCGCTTCCTGAACGCGGTCGCGATGCTCGCGTTCCTCGCGGTGGACGGCCACCTGCAGGTGTTCGCCGCGCTCACCGCGTCGTTCCAGTCGCTGCCGGTGTCGGCCGACCTGCTGCACGCGCCCGGCTGGCGCACGCTCGCCGGGTTCGGCACGACGGTGTTCGAGATGGGGCTGCTGCTCGCGCTGCCGGTGGTCGCGGCGCTCCTGATCGCGAACCTCGCGCTCGGCATCCTGAACCGCGCGGCGCCGCAGATCGGCGTGTTCCAGATCGGCTTTCCCGTCACGATGCTCGTCGGGCTGTTGCTCGTGCAACTGATGATCCCGAACCTCGTGCCGTTCGTGGCGCACCTGTTCGACATGGGGCTCGACGCGATGGGCCGCGTGCTGATCGGCTGGCACTGA
- a CDS encoding site-specific DNA-methyltransferase has protein sequence MEKTMQKLDAASPQAMSTDFTADNVARLKALFPELVTEGPGGASVDVDVLKALIGERTVGDADERYGFHWHGKRSARQAALTPSTGTLRPCPDDSVAWDDTRHLVIEGDNLDVMKLLHKSYAGKVKLVYIDPPYNTGSDFVYPDDFSDSIRHYLAMTGQTQGGVKRSTNTEANGRFHTDWLNMMYPRLKLAHALLSDEGLIAVHIDEHEVHALVLMLREIFGEENELGVAVWDKRNPKGDARGVAYQHESLVLFARNAETLLEQAPLKRPKRNAQRMLDAAHDAVYRSGNPKDAQKAYRAWMKAQTNLSGGEVMYDRLSEEGRVYRLVSMAWPNKKKAPEEYFTPLIHPVTGKPCAMPARGWRNPPATMQALIERGQIEFGADESTQPQRIYYLDENMYENVPSVLPFAGSDDALLKTLGIPFDLPKPVDFAAAVIGWCTRGDDIVLDCFAGSGSTGHAVMQVNATDGGARRYVLVQLPEALDRRDKTQQSAADFCTKLKKPLTLAEITKERLRRAAQQVARDYPESYGDLGFRVYRLDTTNVIEWDPRRDDFDHALFASVEHVKTGRTEDDLLAELTLKLGLDLCTPVEHHQVAGKTVHLIGRSIVACFDARIARDDAGPLADGIVDLLDATGTTHDVTCLFRDSGFVDDVAKLNLAALLEQHGVKRVRSL, from the coding sequence ATGGAAAAGACGATGCAGAAACTCGATGCGGCAAGCCCGCAGGCGATGTCGACCGATTTCACCGCCGACAACGTCGCGCGCCTGAAGGCGCTGTTCCCCGAACTCGTGACCGAAGGCCCCGGCGGCGCGTCGGTCGACGTCGACGTGCTGAAGGCGCTGATCGGCGAACGCACGGTCGGCGACGCCGACGAGCGCTACGGCTTCCACTGGCATGGCAAGCGCAGCGCGCGCCAGGCCGCGCTCACGCCGTCGACGGGCACGCTGCGCCCCTGCCCCGACGACAGCGTCGCGTGGGACGACACGCGCCATCTCGTGATCGAGGGCGACAACCTCGACGTGATGAAGCTGCTGCACAAGAGTTACGCAGGCAAGGTGAAGCTCGTCTACATCGACCCGCCGTACAACACCGGCAGCGATTTCGTCTATCCGGACGACTTCAGCGACAGCATCCGCCACTACCTGGCGATGACCGGGCAGACCCAGGGCGGCGTGAAGCGCAGCACCAATACCGAGGCGAACGGCCGGTTCCACACCGACTGGCTGAACATGATGTATCCGCGCCTGAAGCTCGCGCACGCGCTGCTGTCCGACGAAGGGCTGATCGCCGTGCACATCGACGAGCATGAAGTGCATGCGCTCGTGCTGATGCTGCGCGAGATCTTCGGCGAGGAGAACGAGCTCGGCGTCGCCGTGTGGGACAAGCGCAACCCGAAGGGCGACGCGCGCGGCGTCGCGTACCAGCACGAATCGCTGGTGCTGTTCGCGCGCAACGCCGAGACGCTGCTCGAACAGGCGCCGCTCAAGCGCCCGAAGCGCAATGCGCAGCGCATGCTCGACGCCGCGCACGACGCCGTGTACCGCAGCGGCAACCCGAAGGACGCGCAGAAGGCGTACCGCGCGTGGATGAAGGCGCAGACCAACCTGTCCGGCGGCGAGGTGATGTACGACCGGCTGTCGGAAGAAGGCCGCGTGTACCGCCTCGTGTCGATGGCCTGGCCGAACAAGAAGAAGGCGCCGGAAGAGTATTTCACGCCGCTGATCCACCCGGTCACCGGCAAGCCGTGCGCGATGCCTGCGCGCGGCTGGCGCAACCCGCCCGCGACGATGCAGGCGCTGATCGAGCGCGGCCAGATCGAATTCGGCGCGGATGAAAGCACGCAGCCGCAACGGATCTACTACCTCGACGAGAACATGTACGAGAACGTGCCGTCGGTGCTGCCGTTCGCCGGCTCCGACGACGCGCTGCTGAAGACGCTCGGCATCCCGTTCGACCTGCCGAAGCCGGTCGATTTCGCGGCGGCCGTGATCGGCTGGTGCACGCGCGGCGACGACATCGTGCTCGACTGCTTCGCCGGCTCCGGCTCGACCGGCCACGCGGTGATGCAGGTGAACGCGACCGACGGCGGCGCGCGCCGCTACGTGCTCGTGCAGTTGCCCGAAGCGCTCGACCGCCGCGACAAGACGCAGCAGAGCGCCGCCGATTTCTGCACGAAGCTGAAGAAGCCGCTGACGCTCGCCGAAATCACGAAGGAACGCCTGCGCCGCGCCGCGCAGCAGGTCGCACGCGACTATCCGGAAAGCTATGGCGACCTCGGCTTCCGCGTGTACCGGCTCGACACGACCAACGTGATCGAGTGGGATCCGCGCCGCGACGACTTCGACCATGCGCTGTTCGCGTCCGTCGAGCACGTGAAGACCGGCCGCACCGAGGACGACCTGCTCGCCGAGCTGACGCTGAAGCTCGGCCTCGACCTGTGCACGCCGGTCGAGCATCACCAGGTGGCGGGCAAGACCGTGCACCTGATCGGCCGCTCGATCGTCGCGTGCTTCGATGCGCGCATCGCGCGCGACGACGCGGGCCCGCTCGCCGACGGCATCGTCGACCTGCTCGATGCGACCGGCACGACGCACGACGTCACGTGCCTGTTCCGCGACAGCGGCTTCGTCGACGACGTCGCGAAGCTCAATCTCGCCGCGCTGCTCGAACAGCACGGCGTGAAGCGCGTGCGGAGCCTGTGA
- a CDS encoding ABC transporter substrate-binding protein produces MRPILRTLAVAASLSCALAAHPAFADDGGKITIMVGGIAKLIYLPARLTQELGYFKAEGLDVELLSQPAGVDAENELLAGAVQGVVGFYDHTIDLQSKGKDVKAIAVFGQVPGEVEMVSTKAAPTFKSMADSKGKTLGVTGLGSSTSFLTQYLALQHGVASTQYTMLPVGADASFIAAIKQGRIDAGMTTEPTVSALEKMGDAKVLVDMRTVDGTRAALGGTYPAASLYVQSAWADSHKDQAVKLAHAFAKTMQFIHTHSADEIAAKMPADYQKDKALYVSALKASLPMYTADGKMPADGPATVLKVLSAFNPSVKGKHIDLARTFSNDFVNAK; encoded by the coding sequence ATGCGACCCATCCTGCGCACCCTCGCCGTTGCAGCCAGCCTGAGCTGCGCGCTTGCCGCTCACCCCGCTTTCGCCGACGACGGCGGCAAGATCACGATCATGGTCGGCGGGATCGCGAAGCTCATCTACCTGCCCGCGCGGCTCACGCAGGAACTCGGCTACTTCAAGGCCGAAGGGCTCGACGTCGAGCTGCTGTCGCAGCCCGCCGGCGTCGACGCGGAGAACGAGCTGCTCGCGGGCGCCGTGCAGGGCGTCGTGGGCTTCTACGACCACACGATCGATCTGCAGAGCAAGGGCAAGGACGTGAAGGCGATCGCCGTATTCGGCCAGGTGCCGGGCGAAGTCGAGATGGTGTCGACCAAGGCCGCGCCGACCTTCAAGTCGATGGCCGATTCGAAGGGCAAGACGCTCGGCGTGACCGGCCTCGGCTCGTCGACCAGCTTCCTCACGCAATACCTCGCGCTCCAGCACGGCGTGGCGTCGACGCAGTACACGATGCTGCCGGTCGGCGCCGACGCGAGCTTCATCGCCGCGATCAAGCAGGGCCGCATCGATGCCGGGATGACGACCGAGCCGACCGTGTCCGCGCTCGAGAAGATGGGCGACGCGAAGGTGCTGGTCGACATGCGCACCGTCGACGGCACGCGCGCGGCGCTCGGCGGCACCTACCCGGCCGCGAGCCTGTACGTGCAGTCGGCGTGGGCCGATTCGCACAAGGATCAGGCGGTCAAGCTGGCACACGCGTTCGCGAAGACGATGCAGTTCATCCACACGCACAGCGCCGACGAGATCGCCGCGAAGATGCCGGCCGACTACCAGAAGGACAAGGCGCTGTACGTGAGCGCGCTGAAGGCGTCGCTGCCGATGTACACGGCCGACGGCAAGATGCCGGCCGACGGCCCGGCCACCGTGCTGAAGGTGCTGTCGGCGTTCAACCCGTCGGTGAAGGGCAAGCATATCGACCTCGCGCGCACCTTCTCGAACGATTTCGTGAACGCGAAGTAA
- a CDS encoding sensor histidine kinase: protein MAHSLRGRLLWWLLLPLAVFVLIAGAMSYDTARTTAALVQDSALVASARTIGEDIEWRNGLPVADVPPAALEIFESPSRDSVFYKVIDGHDRLLAGTPALDVPARHGIEPTLYDTSLDGVPLRAVAYDRQLYDEGNVETVTVVVAKTTRSHQAMVATIWRPQLVRLSLMLMLAMGLVYLGLTFEMRPLMKLKDDVADRGPMELEPIRPERLQNELRPIVDAINQCIARLNTHTATQRRFIADAAHQLRTPIAVLDTQIQYAQRRGHADPELAAVLDSMQRSSRKMADVTDKLLLLAHAEATPSTLLNHRVDLAAVVSSVLEETIVLAQRRNIDLGADLGERLDVAGSDSLLTALVMNLVDNAVRYTQPGGCVTVCARRDGDAIVLDVVDNGPGIPAEARPHVFKRFYRVSADTEGSGLGLAIVREIAQAHGGSASLAPGAGNRGIVVTVRLPAYD from the coding sequence ATGGCGCACAGCCTGCGCGGACGGTTGCTGTGGTGGCTGCTGCTGCCGCTCGCGGTGTTCGTGCTGATCGCCGGCGCGATGTCGTACGACACCGCGCGGACCACGGCCGCGCTCGTGCAGGACAGCGCGCTCGTCGCGTCGGCTCGCACGATCGGCGAGGACATCGAATGGCGCAACGGGCTGCCGGTCGCCGACGTGCCGCCGGCCGCGCTGGAGATCTTCGAATCGCCGTCGCGCGATTCGGTGTTCTACAAGGTGATCGACGGCCACGACCGACTGCTCGCAGGCACGCCGGCGCTCGACGTACCCGCGCGGCACGGCATCGAGCCGACGTTGTACGACACGTCGCTCGACGGCGTGCCGCTGCGCGCGGTGGCCTACGATCGCCAGCTTTACGACGAGGGAAACGTCGAGACGGTCACGGTGGTCGTCGCGAAGACGACGCGCTCGCACCAGGCGATGGTCGCCACGATCTGGCGGCCGCAGCTCGTGCGCCTGTCGCTGATGCTGATGCTCGCGATGGGGCTCGTGTACCTCGGCCTCACCTTCGAGATGCGCCCGCTGATGAAGCTGAAGGACGACGTGGCCGACCGCGGGCCGATGGAGCTGGAGCCGATCCGCCCCGAGCGGCTGCAGAACGAGCTGCGGCCGATCGTGGACGCGATCAACCAGTGCATCGCGCGGCTCAACACGCACACGGCCACGCAGCGCCGCTTCATCGCGGATGCCGCGCACCAGTTGCGCACGCCGATCGCGGTGCTCGACACGCAGATCCAGTACGCGCAGCGGCGCGGGCACGCCGATCCGGAGCTGGCAGCGGTGCTCGACAGCATGCAGCGCAGCAGCCGCAAGATGGCCGACGTGACCGACAAGCTGCTGCTGCTCGCGCATGCGGAAGCGACACCGTCGACGCTGCTGAACCATCGCGTCGATCTCGCGGCCGTGGTGTCGAGTGTGCTGGAGGAAACGATCGTGCTCGCGCAGCGGCGCAATATCGATCTCGGGGCCGACCTCGGCGAGCGGCTCGACGTCGCGGGCAGCGACAGCCTGCTGACCGCGCTGGTGATGAACCTCGTCGACAACGCGGTGCGCTACACGCAGCCGGGCGGCTGCGTGACGGTCTGCGCCCGCCGCGACGGCGACGCGATCGTGCTCGACGTGGTCGACAACGGCCCCGGCATCCCGGCCGAAGCGCGGCCGCACGTGTTCAAGCGGTTCTACCGCGTGTCGGCCGATACCGAAGGCTCGGGCCTCGGGCTCGCGATCGTCCGCGAGATCGCGCAGGCGCACGGCGGCAGCGCGTCGCTCGCGCCGGGGGCCGGCAATCGCGGTATCGTCGTGACCGTGCGGCTGCCCGCATACGATTGA
- a CDS encoding response regulator, producing the protein MKLLLVEDNAELAHWIVNLLRGEDFAVDSVGDGERADTVLKTERYDAVLLDMRLPGISGKEVLARLRRRNDNVPVLMLTAHGSVDDKVDCFGAGADDYVVKPFESRELVARIRALIRRQAGVGTTQLVCGDLVYAFGTREFRCGETVLALRRREHAILETLMLQQNKTVSKARLMDSVFALDDEPSADAIDIYIHRLRKHLAGSTAEIITLRGLGYILRMKSTQD; encoded by the coding sequence ATGAAACTCCTGCTGGTCGAAGACAACGCCGAACTCGCGCACTGGATCGTGAACCTGCTGCGCGGCGAGGATTTCGCGGTCGACTCCGTCGGCGACGGCGAGCGCGCCGACACGGTGCTGAAGACCGAACGCTACGACGCGGTGCTGCTCGACATGCGCCTGCCCGGCATCAGCGGCAAGGAGGTGCTCGCGCGGCTGCGACGCCGCAACGACAACGTGCCGGTGCTGATGCTGACCGCGCACGGCTCGGTCGACGACAAGGTCGACTGCTTCGGCGCGGGCGCCGACGATTACGTCGTGAAGCCGTTCGAATCGCGCGAGCTGGTCGCACGGATTCGCGCGCTGATCCGCCGGCAGGCGGGCGTCGGCACGACGCAGCTCGTGTGCGGCGATCTCGTCTACGCGTTCGGCACGCGCGAATTCCGCTGCGGCGAAACGGTGCTCGCGCTGCGCCGCCGCGAGCACGCGATCCTCGAAACGCTGATGCTGCAGCAGAACAAGACGGTGTCGAAGGCGCGGCTGATGGACAGCGTGTTCGCGCTCGACGACGAGCCGAGCGCCGATGCGATCGACATCTACATTCACCGGCTGCGCAAGCATCTCGCGGGCAGCACGGCCGAGATCATCACGCTGCGCGGGCTCGGTTACATCCTGCGCATGAAGAGCACGCAGGACTGA